A window of Sutcliffiella cohnii contains these coding sequences:
- the ftsX gene encoding permease-like cell division protein FtsX: protein MKPRTLLRHFRESFKSLARNGWMTFASISAVTVTLLLVGVFLVIMMNLNNVAKEIEQDVEIKVYIEMTATEEEQNQLQADLEKVSKAESVVFSSKDSELESLKDSFGEDGAILDLFEQSNPLYDVFIVKTKTPQDTFDVAKQIEGFDNVAKVVFGQETVERLFQIFNIARNIGLALILGLVFTAMFLISNTIKITIFARRKEIEIMKLVGATNWFIRWPFFLEGLWLGVLGAFLPIAIILTSYYYLIDLVQPKVTSQFLQFLPFFPFAFQVVGILVAIGAFIGIWGSMMSVRKFLKV from the coding sequence ATGAAGCCTAGAACATTACTCCGACATTTCAGAGAAAGTTTCAAAAGTTTAGCTCGTAATGGTTGGATGACATTTGCATCCATTAGTGCCGTTACTGTAACGCTACTATTAGTCGGTGTATTCCTCGTTATTATGATGAACTTAAATAACGTGGCGAAGGAAATTGAACAAGACGTTGAAATTAAAGTTTATATAGAAATGACAGCAACAGAAGAAGAGCAAAATCAATTACAAGCAGATTTAGAAAAAGTTTCGAAAGCTGAATCTGTTGTATTTTCATCTAAAGATAGTGAATTAGAAAGTTTAAAGGATAGCTTTGGTGAAGATGGCGCTATTTTAGACCTTTTTGAACAAAGTAATCCACTATATGATGTGTTTATTGTCAAAACAAAGACTCCACAAGATACCTTTGATGTAGCAAAACAAATTGAGGGCTTTGACAATGTTGCGAAAGTAGTGTTTGGTCAAGAAACGGTGGAAAGGCTCTTCCAAATCTTTAATATAGCTCGTAACATCGGACTCGCATTAATTTTAGGGTTAGTATTTACGGCGATGTTCCTAATATCTAACACTATTAAAATAACTATTTTTGCAAGAAGAAAAGAAATTGAAATTATGAAACTAGTAGGGGCAACAAATTGGTTTATCCGCTGGCCGTTTTTCCTAGAAGGTCTTTGGTTAGGTGTTCTTGGTGCATTTTTACCAATTGCGATTATTTTAACATCGTACTATTACCTCATTGATCTAGTTCAACCAAAAGTAACATCTCAATTTTTACAATTCTTACCTTTCTTCCCGTTCGCATTCCAAGTTGTTGGCATTTTAGTTGCTATCGGTGCGTTTATCGGAATTTGGGGTAGTATGATGTCTGTCCGTAAGTTTTTAAAAGTATAA
- the ftsE gene encoding cell division ATP-binding protein FtsE, translating into MIEMHNVFKKYSNGVQAVNGIDITFKAGEFAYVVGPSGAGKSTFIKMMYREEKPTSGSIIIDGIDLSKLKERHVPLLRRKIGVVFQDFKLLPQLTVYENVAFALEVIEETPKSIKKRVMEVLDLVKLKHKARAFPNELSGGEQQRVSIARSIVNNPKVMIADEPTGNLDPDTSWEIMKLFEEINERGTTIVMATHNKEIVNTMKRRVIAIEYGKIARDEVKGDYGYEA; encoded by the coding sequence ATGATTGAAATGCATAATGTATTTAAAAAATATTCAAATGGTGTACAAGCAGTTAATGGTATAGATATAACATTTAAAGCAGGCGAATTTGCTTACGTCGTAGGACCTAGTGGTGCAGGGAAATCAACATTTATTAAAATGATGTACCGCGAAGAAAAGCCGACAAGCGGTTCCATTATTATTGACGGAATCGATTTATCTAAGCTTAAAGAGCGCCACGTTCCATTATTACGTAGAAAAATAGGCGTCGTGTTCCAAGATTTTAAACTGTTACCACAACTAACAGTTTATGAAAATGTAGCATTTGCGCTAGAAGTTATTGAAGAAACGCCAAAAAGTATAAAAAAACGTGTCATGGAAGTGCTAGATTTAGTAAAGCTAAAGCATAAAGCGAGAGCCTTTCCAAATGAACTTTCAGGTGGAGAACAGCAGCGTGTATCTATCGCGCGATCTATCGTTAATAACCCGAAAGTAATGATTGCCGATGAACCTACCGGGAATTTAGATCCTGATACTTCATGGGAAATTATGAAGTTGTTCGAAGAAATTAATGAACGAGGCACGACGATTGTGATGGCAACACACAACAAAGAGATTGTTAACACGATGAAAAGACGTGTTATTGCAATAGAATACGGAAAAATTGCTAGAGACGAAGTGAAGGGGGATTATGGCTATGAAGCCTAG
- a CDS encoding S8 family serine peptidase: MRNKLVTALMIVSAILLVFSSFSAGAQVNQGKVTKVEELATLYGEYDLSSSKPTTVIVELEEESLVEAKHKGKAQTKKNLNNVRNQVKNEVGKRVSTSKVEREYDYVFSGFAVEVPQNEIPSLLATPGVKAVYPNVTYTVDSSTEYVVEESYSPEMLDSAPFIGSNEAWDAGFTGEGVTVAVIDTGVDYTHPDLAGQFGAYKGYDFVDNDEDPQETPKNDPRGAETTHGTHVAGTVAANGLIKGVAPEATLLAYRVLGPGGSGTTANVIAGIERAVQDGADVMNLSLGNTLNSPDFATSIALDWAMAEGVVAVTSNGNSGPNNWTVGSPGTSRDAISVGATQLPYNVFTATTTSSDGVSYASSAVQGFPSEDALKALNGQNFDLVDVGFGSPAEFAGKELEGKIALISRGAGIPFVDKATEAKKAGAVGAVLYNNVAGDMPLIPGMDVPTIMLNQADGEALKAKVNDVTVSFNIAFSHQVGETVADFSSRGPVMDTWMIKPDVSAPGVAIVSTVPTFDPSNPYGYGAKQGTSMASPHVAGAAALVLQANPDWDVFQVKSALMNTAEDLINPATGESYPHNTQGAGSIRVLDAINAETLVNPGSYSFGVFEKAKGKESARQHFEIQNLSNEAKRYNVEFTFKNEVGKHVKVTTSNNTRVNPGKTQKVNVNVTVDASKLDSGYYEGYLTVTEGETVVEVPTILFVGEPDFPRVTSLGFDSLGNNTFDIWSYLPGGADEYEVWIYSATATGGLGSYVGDALYDSNLPAGYAEHVWDGTLVDGTVLPAGNYRVAIYAKKGNGERAVAAADVLTIE; encoded by the coding sequence TTGCGTAACAAACTGGTTACAGCACTAATGATTGTTAGTGCCATCCTATTAGTGTTTAGTTCTTTTTCTGCTGGTGCACAAGTGAACCAAGGGAAAGTAACTAAAGTAGAAGAATTAGCAACTCTATACGGCGAGTATGATTTATCTAGCTCGAAGCCGACAACAGTTATTGTCGAACTAGAAGAAGAGTCTCTTGTCGAAGCAAAGCATAAAGGAAAAGCACAAACGAAGAAAAACTTGAATAATGTTCGTAACCAAGTAAAAAATGAAGTTGGGAAACGTGTTTCTACTTCAAAAGTAGAACGTGAATATGATTACGTATTTTCTGGTTTCGCTGTGGAAGTTCCACAAAACGAGATTCCTAGCTTACTAGCAACTCCTGGCGTAAAAGCAGTTTATCCGAACGTTACATATACAGTAGATTCTTCCACTGAATATGTTGTAGAAGAATCTTATAGCCCAGAAATGTTAGATTCCGCTCCATTTATCGGTTCTAACGAAGCTTGGGATGCAGGTTTCACTGGTGAAGGTGTAACAGTAGCAGTTATCGATACTGGTGTAGATTACACACACCCAGATTTAGCTGGACAATTTGGTGCTTACAAAGGATATGATTTCGTAGATAACGACGAAGATCCACAAGAAACACCTAAAAATGATCCGCGTGGTGCAGAAACAACTCACGGTACACACGTTGCAGGTACAGTAGCAGCGAACGGTCTAATTAAAGGGGTAGCTCCAGAAGCGACGCTTTTAGCATACCGTGTTTTAGGACCTGGTGGTAGCGGTACGACAGCTAACGTTATCGCAGGTATTGAGCGCGCAGTTCAAGATGGCGCTGATGTTATGAACCTATCTTTAGGTAACACGTTAAACAGCCCTGACTTTGCAACGTCTATCGCATTAGATTGGGCAATGGCAGAAGGTGTAGTAGCAGTAACTTCTAACGGAAATAGCGGTCCAAACAACTGGACAGTAGGTTCTCCTGGAACTTCTCGCGATGCTATCTCTGTTGGTGCAACTCAATTACCGTACAACGTATTTACAGCAACAACAACTTCTTCTGACGGAGTATCTTACGCTTCCTCAGCAGTTCAAGGATTCCCATCTGAAGATGCGTTAAAGGCTTTAAATGGACAAAACTTTGATTTAGTAGATGTAGGCTTTGGTTCTCCAGCAGAGTTTGCAGGTAAAGAATTAGAAGGTAAAATCGCATTAATTAGCCGTGGAGCAGGTATCCCATTCGTGGACAAAGCGACAGAAGCTAAAAAAGCTGGCGCAGTTGGTGCAGTTCTTTACAATAACGTAGCTGGTGATATGCCACTAATTCCAGGAATGGACGTTCCAACAATTATGCTTAACCAAGCAGATGGGGAAGCGTTAAAAGCAAAAGTTAATGACGTAACAGTAAGCTTTAACATTGCATTTTCTCACCAAGTAGGTGAAACAGTAGCAGACTTCTCATCTCGTGGTCCAGTAATGGATACTTGGATGATCAAGCCTGACGTTTCAGCACCTGGTGTTGCAATCGTAAGTACAGTACCAACATTTGATCCATCAAATCCATACGGATACGGAGCAAAGCAAGGTACTTCAATGGCAAGTCCACACGTAGCAGGAGCAGCGGCATTAGTATTACAAGCTAATCCTGATTGGGATGTATTCCAAGTAAAATCTGCGTTAATGAATACTGCAGAAGATCTAATTAATCCAGCAACTGGGGAAAGCTATCCACACAATACACAAGGTGCTGGTAGTATCCGTGTACTAGATGCAATCAATGCAGAAACATTAGTTAACCCTGGAAGCTATTCTTTCGGAGTATTTGAAAAGGCAAAAGGAAAAGAAAGTGCACGTCAACATTTCGAAATCCAAAACCTTTCTAATGAAGCTAAACGTTACAACGTCGAATTCACATTCAAAAACGAAGTAGGCAAACATGTAAAAGTTACAACAAGTAACAATACAAGAGTAAACCCAGGTAAAACACAAAAAGTAAATGTAAATGTAACAGTAGATGCTTCTAAATTAGACTCCGGCTATTATGAAGGCTACTTAACAGTTACAGAAGGTGAAACAGTAGTAGAAGTTCCTACAATTCTATTCGTAGGTGAACCAGACTTCCCACGAGTAACTTCTTTAGGGTTCGATAGCTTAGGAAACAACACATTCGACATTTGGTCTTACTTACCAGGTGGCGCAGATGAGTACGAAGTGTGGATCTACTCTGCAACAGCAACTGGTGGATTAGGTTCTTATGTTGGAGATGCACTTTACGATTCTAACCTTCCTGCTGGATATGCTGAGCATGTGTGGGATGGTACATTAGTAGATGGTACCGTACTACCTGCTGGTAACTACCGCGTGGCAATCTATGCGAAAAAAGGCAACGGTGAACGTGCTGTCGCAGCAGCAGATGTATTAACAATCGAATAA
- the cccB gene encoding cytochrome c551 gives MKKWLLTFVFVSTLIVLGACGGGGDNATEAPAQDATGDAVSADAEKLYQQSCQSCHGGNLEGGFGPQLSQVGNKYSKEEIEDIILNGQGNMRGGFLKGEEASTVAAWLAEHK, from the coding sequence TTGAAAAAATGGTTATTAACATTCGTTTTCGTTAGTACTCTCATTGTCCTTGGTGCTTGTGGTGGTGGAGGAGATAATGCAACGGAAGCTCCTGCACAAGATGCAACAGGCGATGCTGTCAGTGCAGATGCTGAAAAGCTATATCAACAAAGCTGTCAAAGCTGTCACGGTGGTAATTTAGAAGGTGGCTTCGGACCACAACTATCGCAAGTAGGAAATAAATATTCTAAAGAAGAAATTGAAGACATTATTTTAAATGGACAAGGTAATATGCGTGGTGGCTTCTTAAAAGGTGAAGAAGCATCTACTGTTGCTGCATGGTTAGCAGAACATAAATAA
- a CDS encoding YitT family protein, which translates to MQRAKEYGYVIIGAAFVALAFNLFLLPNRVASGGVSGISTILNAVLGWEPGIVQLSFNIPLFFAGVVLLGRQFGLKTLVGTVTLPLMVLWTRDIQPATMDPLLASLFGGIGVGIGLGLVFRGRASTGGTDLAAQIIHKYTGLSLGTCVAIIDGLIVISAAIVFDIELGLYALLSLYVTSKTIDMVQVGIGYSKTIIIISEKEAEVREAILTKLDRGVTKLTAHGGYTLNEKPVLMCVVNQQEFTKLKQVVQSIDASAFVVVMNASEVLGEGFKRE; encoded by the coding sequence ATGCAAAGGGCGAAAGAATATGGGTACGTTATTATCGGAGCGGCTTTTGTCGCGTTAGCTTTTAATTTATTTTTACTTCCTAACCGTGTAGCATCGGGTGGAGTTAGTGGAATTAGTACTATATTAAATGCAGTGTTAGGCTGGGAACCTGGTATCGTTCAATTATCTTTTAATATTCCGCTATTTTTTGCAGGAGTCGTTTTACTAGGACGTCAGTTTGGATTAAAAACGTTAGTAGGAACGGTAACACTTCCATTAATGGTTTTATGGACGAGAGATATTCAACCTGCGACGATGGATCCGTTACTTGCAAGTCTTTTCGGAGGAATTGGGGTCGGAATTGGGCTTGGGCTTGTGTTTAGAGGAAGAGCGTCTACAGGAGGAACGGACTTAGCAGCGCAAATTATACATAAATATACCGGGCTATCTCTAGGGACGTGCGTTGCCATTATCGACGGTTTAATTGTAATTTCTGCTGCAATTGTTTTTGATATTGAACTTGGTTTATACGCGCTTTTATCTCTATACGTAACAAGTAAAACAATTGATATGGTTCAAGTCGGTATCGGATATTCGAAGACAATTATTATCATTTCCGAAAAAGAAGCGGAAGTTCGTGAAGCAATACTAACAAAATTAGATCGCGGTGTGACAAAGCTAACAGCCCATGGTGGATACACTTTAAATGAAAAGCCGGTGCTTATGTGTGTAGTAAATCAGCAAGAATTCACAAAGTTGAAACAAGTGGTGCAAAGCATTGATGCGTCTGCTTTTGTCGTCGTTATGAATGCTTCAGAAGTGTTAGGAGAAGGGTTTAAACGGGAGTAG
- the prfB gene encoding peptide chain release factor 2 (programmed frameshift) produces MELAEIRNELEKMAKRLADFRGLFDLEHKEKRVAELDELMSHPNFWDDQNAAQVVISEANALKDSVGQFHELHESYENLDVTYELVKEEPDEELLAELVNEVKELTGEFNKFELQLLLSEPYDKNNAILELHPGAGGTESQDWGSMLLRMYTRWAEKKGFKVETLDYLPGDEAGIKSVTLLIKGHNAYGYLKAEKGVHRLVRISPFDSSGRRHTSFVSCDVMPEFNDEIEIDIRTEDLKIDTYRASGAGGQHINTTDSAVRITHIPTNVVVTCQTERSQIKNRERAMKMLQAKLYQRKLEEQQAELDEIRGEQKDIGWGSQIRSYVFHPYSLVKDHRTNTEIGNTQSVMDGELDPFIDAYLRSKI; encoded by the exons GG GGTCTCTTTGACTTAGAACATAAGGAAAAGAGAGTCGCCGAATTAGATGAGCTTATGAGTCATCCTAACTTTTGGGATGATCAAAACGCAGCCCAAGTAGTAATTAGTGAGGCGAATGCGTTAAAAGATTCAGTTGGTCAATTTCATGAACTTCATGAAAGCTATGAAAACTTAGATGTAACGTATGAGCTAGTGAAAGAAGAGCCAGACGAAGAACTGCTAGCTGAACTAGTAAATGAAGTAAAAGAACTAACAGGTGAGTTTAATAAATTTGAACTACAGCTTTTATTAAGCGAGCCTTACGATAAAAATAATGCGATTTTAGAATTGCATCCTGGCGCTGGTGGAACGGAATCTCAAGACTGGGGCTCTATGCTACTACGTATGTACACACGCTGGGCAGAGAAAAAAGGTTTCAAAGTAGAAACGTTAGATTACCTTCCAGGTGATGAAGCTGGAATTAAAAGCGTAACTCTTTTAATTAAAGGGCATAACGCATACGGGTATTTGAAGGCAGAAAAAGGAGTGCACCGTCTTGTACGTATTTCTCCATTTGACTCATCCGGCCGTCGTCATACGTCGTTCGTATCTTGCGACGTAATGCCAGAGTTTAATGATGAAATTGAAATCGACATCCGCACGGAAGATTTAAAAATTGATACGTACCGTGCAAGTGGAGCAGGTGGTCAGCATATTAACACAACTGACTCCGCAGTCCGTATTACACACATTCCAACGAATGTAGTCGTAACGTGTCAAACAGAACGTTCCCAAATTAAAAACCGTGAACGTGCGATGAAAATGCTCCAAGCAAAACTTTATCAACGTAAACTAGAAGAGCAACAAGCGGAATTAGATGAAATCCGTGGCGAACAAAAAGACATTGGCTGGGGAAGTCAAATTCGTTCCTATGTTTTCCACCCTTATTCCCTTGTAAAAGATCACCGTACCAACACAGAAATCGGAAACACACAATCAGTCATGGACGGCGAACTCGATCCGTTCATTGATGCATATTTACGTTCAAAAATTTAA